The Verrucomicrobium spinosum DSM 4136 = JCM 18804 genome includes a region encoding these proteins:
- a CDS encoding DUF423 domain-containing protein, translated as MKADLLKLRIAGIMGFLAVGLGAMGAHALKTKWEATLGTVEAAYRLDVWKTASQYHLAHAVVLLVLAFAFSRPDQGRWASRLMTGGIVFFSGSLYLLCLSGVKWLGAITPIGGVLFMLGWLVLLVPAKEKA; from the coding sequence ATGAAGGCAGATCTCCTCAAGCTCCGCATTGCAGGCATCATGGGATTCCTGGCCGTAGGCCTAGGGGCGATGGGGGCGCATGCGCTGAAGACCAAGTGGGAGGCCACCTTGGGGACTGTGGAGGCGGCGTATCGATTGGATGTCTGGAAGACGGCGAGCCAATACCATCTTGCACATGCTGTGGTGTTGCTAGTCCTCGCATTCGCCTTTAGCCGCCCCGATCAAGGACGTTGGGCCAGTCGATTGATGACCGGGGGCATCGTGTTTTTCAGCGGGAGTTTGTATCTGCTGTGCTTGAGCGGTGTGAAATGGCTCGGTGCCATCACGCCAATTGGCGGGGTGCTTTTTATGCTCGGCTGGCTCGTTCTGCTCGTTCCTGCAAAAGAAAAGGCGTAA